Part of the Eshraghiella crossota genome is shown below.
TGCTTGCAAGAAATAATTCAAGAATCATCGGGGTGGTGGTGAATGACCATGAAAAGTATGAGGGCAGGGTTTTAGAAGATGGATTTGTGAAGCTGATTATGAAAAACTGAGAAATCAGATGAGAATATCTTTTGTGGTGTATGATGGTTATTTTGAAAAATGCTCCAAGATGGTCAATCTGGTGATCAATCATTATGACGGCGGATAATTTTATTTGTATGGATAAAGAGCGAATTGAGGGATTTAGTAAAGCCTTTGAACCCGGAGAAATATTAAGATGGGAGATACCGAAGACAGAAAAGGAAAGTACGAGGAAATTATGATGTCAAAGTTTATGAAATCATTATGTAAAATAGCAATTCCGGTCACATTGCAAAGTATGCTGCAGGCTTCTTTTTCAATTGTTGACCAGATTATGATAGGACAATTAGGTGAAACTAATATATCTGCAGTTGGATTATGCGGTAATTTTTCCTTAATTTTTTCGGTGGTAATCGGTGCGGTAAGCACAGTTGGGGGGATACTGATTGCACAGTTTATTGGTGCGGAAGATACAAAAGAGGCATGGTGCGGCTTTGACGTGAGTCTTATTTGTGGGATATTAATATCAGGAATATTTATGCTGGCTTCCGGATGTTTTTCAAGGCAGATTCTCGGACTTTATACTACAGATACAAGTATTATAAACACAGGTACAGTATATTTCAGAATTATAGCTTTTTCCTATATACCAATGGCAATAAGCAATATTTTATCATCATGGCTGCGCTGCAGAGAGCATGCTACCATACCATTTCTGGCAAGCTTTGGAGCGGTTGGTGTAAATACCGGACTTAATTATCTGCTGATATTTGGAAAATTCGGATTTCCATGTATGGGAATAAAGGGTGCTGCGATTGCGACACTTATTTCACAGTTGTTAAATCTTGTAGTTATTGTTGCCGGATTTGCCTTATGTATCAGGAAAGATGGAGATAAACCGGTATGGTCATTGCATTTTAGCAAAATTACCATTAAGGACTATTTTATCATGATTATGCCGATTCTCATCAGTGAATTTTTATGGAGCCTTGGACAGAATGTTGAGTCTGCAGTATATGGGCATCTTGGAACTTCCAACCTGGCGGCTTATACACTTACCTGCCCTATACAGGGGCTTATCGTAGGAGCACTTAGCGGATTGTCAGCAGCTGCCGGGGTAATGGTCGGCAAGCGACTTGGCAGGAAAGAATACGATGAGGCTTACACAGAGTCAAAGAAGATTATGTATGCAGGTCTGGCTGGTGCGGTTGTGGTATCCGCATTACTTATTACAATGGCAGGAGTCTATACCAAACTGTACCGTGTGGATGACAGCGTAAAATCACTTGGAAAGATACTGCTTATTGTATTTGCCCTATATGCACCGGTCAAGGTTGAAAATATGATTCTTGGCGGTGAAATTATCAGAAGCGGCGGCAATACCAAAATTATTATGGTGATTGATATTGTTGGCACATGGTGCATCGGAATTCCAATGTGTCTGCTTGCAGCGTATGTGTTTAAGTGGGGCATAGTTGGTGTGTATACACTGCTTACCACGGAGGAAATATTCAGGCTTGCTGTATCGCTTGTTATTTTTAAGAGGCGCAAGTGGATGATTAGTTTATCGTAGTATGCGGTATTGGATGACATTGTTTCATGTTCATACTTTTCTTTGCCAGGTATTGAGCTTTCTGGCAATGAGTCGCTCAAGGTATATATCTCTGTTTATTTCCATAACAGCCTCCGGTTAATATTATTGCCGCAAACGGCATTTTTTTTAAATGGACACTTTTGCACGGTAAATTCTAAAAATTGCTGAATCAATAATCTGTTAATAAAAAATAGAATGGAATGTAGAGCTGTGGTATTTGTATATATTTTTGTAGCTATAATTCAGGGACTCATATGTGGCTTTGTTGCACAAGTAGTTAGCGAAAATAAGGGTTATGAAGATGGCTTTTTCTGGGGTTTTTTCCTTGGAATTATAGGAATTATCGTTGTTGCTTGCAAACCGGATAATAATAGTTCGTATGCTTCAGCATTATTATCAAAAGAAACAGAGGAAAAAGATAAGAGCGAAAAGGAACTTTTGAATGTTCAGAAGTTAAAATCATATAAAGACCTATTGGATTCTGGTGTAATAACACAAGAAGAATTTGATAAAAAGAAATCTGAATTATTGGATTTGTAAGTTATTAAAGGACTGAGCGTAGATACGACTTTACGTGTACTTTTTATACGCAAACTTTCATTTGGGTTATACAAGGCTGGAAATGCCAGTGGACAGGTAGAACGAATTTTTAATTAAATTTTTTGAAGCATCAATCAGTAATGGTTGATGCTTTTCCTATGCTCGGAAAAATAAGAGTATAAATTTTATAACTGCATACAAATCATATTGACATAGTAGGAATAAAGAAAGTACAATATCATAAACACCAATAAGGAGATTGATTTTATGAGTGAAATTTCAAGAGAAGAGGCTTTTGCCTTATTAAAAAAATATAACAAAGACCCATTTCACATCCAGCATGCGCTTACCGTTGAGGCAGTAATGAAATGGTATGCGGACAAGTTAGGATATGGGGAAGAAAAAGAACATTGGGGAATCGTAGGACTCTTGCATGATATTGATTTTGAACTTTATCCTGCGGAGCATTGCCTTAAAGCGCCTGAACTTTTGAGAGAAGCAGGTGTTTCAGAGGATATTATTCACGGTGTTGTATCCCATGGATACGGGATTACCATTGAATGTGGCGTGACATTGGATGTGGAGCCTGTCCATGAAATGGAGAAAGTATTGTTTGCTGCGGATGAACTGACAGGGCTTATATGGGCAGCTGCACTTATGAGACCGTCAAAAAGCACTAAAGATATGGAACTCAAATCCTTAAAAAAGAAATATAAAAGCAAAGGCTTTGCGGCAGGCTGTTCAAGAGAAGTAATTGAAAGAGGTGCGGACCAGCTGGGATGGGACCTTGAGAAACTTCTCACAATGACTTTGCAGGCAATGGCTGACAATGAAGATATTATTAATCAGGAAATGGAAGAGGAAAGGTGTGAATCATGCTAAATCAGTTTTCAAGAACACAACTGCTTTTAGGCGAAGATGCCATGAAAAAACTGGCTGATATGAGAGTGGCGGTATTCGGTATCGGAGGTGTAGGCGGATATGTGTGCGAAGCTCTCGTAAGAAGCGGAATAGGACATTTTGATTTGATTGATGACGACAAGGTATGTTTAACCAATATTAACAGACAGATTATCGCAACAAGAAAAACCATAGGAAAATACAAGGTTGACGTAATGAAAGAACGAATGCTTGATATCAATCCGGAGGTTGAGGTAACCGTTCACAAATGTTTTTTTCTCCCTGAAAATGCAGATGAATTTCCTTTTGCCGAGTATGATTATGTAGTTGATGCGGTAGATACGGTAACGGCAAAGATAGGACTTGTAATGAAATGCCAGAAAGAAGGCGTACCGATTATGAGCTCTATGGGAGCGGGAAATAAGTTAGATGCCAGTGCATTCCGTGTTGCGGATATTTATAAGACGCAGATGTGTCCTCTTGCAAAAGTCATGAGACGTGAACTTAAAAAGCGCGGCGTGAAAAAGCTTAAAGTAGTTTATTCGGAAGAGAAGCCAACCCGCCCTATTGAAGATATGTCCATAAGCTGCAGAACCGATTGTATATGTCCGCCCGGAGCTGAGCATAAATGTACCGAGAGAAGAGATATTCCGGGAAGCGTGGCTTTTGTGCCTTCTGTTGCAGGTCTTATTATAGCAGGAGAAGTGATAAAAGATTTAACGGGTGTAAAGGGTGCACAATAATTTGATTTATAATCAGAAAGGATAGTAATGGATTTACTAATACGATATGCGATGAAAGTATTAGACATAATAAAATAACAGATTATATAATATGTGTGAGATAAGGAATATCTTGCACATTTTTATTTTTGGAGGTAACAGATATGGCAAAGAAGTTAGTAGCATATTTTAGTGCAGAAGGCACAACAAGAAAAAAAGCAGAAATAATAGCTGAGGCAGGCAACTGTCAGTTATATGAAATCAAACCCAAAGTTCCATATACCAAAGATGATTTGAACTGGATGAATAAAAAATCAAGAAGCAGTATTGAAATGGCAGATAAAAAAATCAGACCTGAAATAGAAGATTCAGACATAGATGTGGAATCTTTTGATGAGATTATTCTCGGTGCTTGAGTTATAATTGGGACAAGTTAGAAGAAACCCAGTAAAATCAAGGGGTTGGAACTAATTTAGTCCTTATTTTTATACCTTTAAATCGGTACAGGATAGGGCAGCGCTGACATATCAATCCGAAATATGACCATTACATAGAGCAGTTCAGATTCATGGGCTGAGTGTGCTTTGTGTACCCAAGAGAGGTGAAAATTGAATAGTAATAATTTTAGGTAGGACTAAATTAGCTTTGCACTGAAAAGTGTATCCGGCTGTTTGTCCTGCCTTTTTTATTGGAAATGAGCAGGAGATGGCAGAAAAGAAGCTGATTTGGTCTGAATGTAAGTCATCTCGCAAAAAGAGAGGTGGCTGTATATGGAAGTATTGTCTTATGAAAGCAAGAGCAGAGTGTGATCGAATATAAATCGCTGGCAGATATTTCAGAGACAAGGAAAATAGGATAGAAACACAAACCGAAAGGTACGGGTAGCTGTATGAACAAAATTAGTAAGATTTGGAGGAACAGAAAAATGAATAACAAGTTAGAAGTAATAGGAATTGATCACGGCTGGTCAATGATGAAAACCGTAACTCAGGTATTTGTCACAGGGGTAAAGGAGATTACAACTACTCCGGCACTTTTTGGAGATGTTCTTGAGTACGACGGTAAGTATTACAAGATTGGAACAGTAAGGCAGGAAGTGAAAGATACAAAGGTTGAAGATGACAGCTTTTATCTTTTGACACTGGCAGCAGTCGCAAAGGAATTGAAGAAAAGAGGATTGTCAGATGCAAAGGTATTTCTTGCAGTAGGACTTCCACTTACCCGATTTGGAGCAGAGAGAAATAACTTTATTAAATACCTGACCAAGAATAAGCGTGTTGATTTCAGATATGAAAATGAAGCATACCATATTGAGATTGACGATGTGGCGGTATTCCCACAGTGCTATGCGGCAGTGGTTGACAAGATACCGACTATGGCAAAGAAAACGCTGGTTGTTGATATCGGTAGCTGGACAATAGATATTATGCCCGTGATTAACAAGTCACCGGACGAATCAAAGTGTGTTACCGTGCCGAGAGGACTTATTACCTGTATGCGTTCTATCAATGAGCAGTGTGTAAGACAGCTCAACGGGGAAGTTGATGAAACAGAAATCCAGAATATTATGCGATATGGCAGGTCTGATATAGATGATGAATACCTTGCGATTATCAAGGCTGAGATAGAGGACTTTGTTGAAAAGGTATATAACTCAATCCGTGAGTTTAGTTATAACCTTAAAACTACACCGATTGTATTTGTAGGTGGCGGGGCAGTGGTAATGAAGAATTTCAGCAATCACGAAGCAAAGAATATCTCTTATATCCTTGATGTAAAGGCAAATGCCAGAGGATATGAACAGCTTGCCATTATGGGACTGAAAACTGCTAAGAGACTTGCATAGGGGGTAGTCATATGGCACGAAGGCATATTATGGAGAGCACATTCCGACTGAATCTGCTCAATCCTCAACACGCTAAAATCAATGAGGTCATAAAGGGGCTTAATCCAAAGATATATAAGTCAAAGAATCAGTTCCTGATTGAAGCCTGTGAGTTTTATATTGACCACTATGGAGAGGATGATATTCCCTCCAAAGAGGAAAAGAGATATGAACAGTTTGTAACGAGGGACGAGATAGAAAAGATAAAAAAGGAAATTGAGTATTCTGCAATGAGTGAGGCAAGAAAAGAGGTCATTTCTTTACTTGGGGGAGCTTTGGCGGGAGTGAAGAACAGCCAGCCGGTAGTGATTGCAAACCCACAGGAAGATATGGAAGAACAGCCGGAAGAAGATGTTATGAATGATTCAGATGTTGCAGGATTGGCAATGGGATGGATGTTGAAAGGAGATTGATTATTATGAGAAGAATTGCAGGAGCCGTAGGAACCGCTGTTTTACAGATACTCAAGTGGATGCTGAAAATTGTTCTTGGAGCATTAAAGCTGTTCTTGGGACTTGTCAGGTTAGTTCTTCTTCTATTCTGTCTGATAGCAAGAGTATTTCTTTCATTCGTAAGAATGGGAACATTTTGAGGGGAGGTGAGACTATGGAGGTAAAAGGCTTCTTTCCTGCTTACAGGAAAAACAGAAGACTTGTGAAGTATTTCTTTAAATTTAAGAAATTGTTATAATCAAGGAGGTTAAAATGCACAGAATACGGGATTGTCCGGAATGAGCTGACGGGTATATCAAAGAGAAAATAAAAACGATCAACCTTGCGGGGGAATGTAAGCCAATGACTTATGTTCCCCCGCTTTTTTTATTTGGAGGATAAGCAGATATGATGAATTATGAGATTTTTAAGGAAGTAGTAAAAGAAAAGTTTATGGACTATATGCCCGACAGTTTTAAAGGTATGGAGCTTATAGTTAGACCTGCGGAAAAGGTAAATATGACATATGATGCTATCAATATTAGAGGGGAAGATACTACTATTTCTCCTACTATTTATATCAACGATATGTATGAGAAATATCAGAGCTGTGGTGATCTGGAGGAAACACTGATGGCGGCATGTGACCTTATGGCAATGGAGTTTGCAAAGACACCGCAAGTTGTTGATGTTGACAGCTTATACAAAGATGCAGATGAAAAGGTAGTATTCCAGCTTATCAATACGGAACAGAACAAGTCATTTCTGGAGCAGGTGCCACATAGAGAATTTCAGGATCTTTCCATTATCTATAAACTTGTGGTAAATGCGGATACTGAAAGTATTCAGAGTATAAAGGTTACGAACAGCCTTGCGGAAAGACTTGGAATGAATGAGGAGCAGCTTTTTAAATATGCGGCTGAGAACACAAGAAGAATCTTACCGCCAAGAATAAGAAATATGAATGATGTTATGAAAGAGATGTTTTTAAGTGACGGGATGCCGGAGGAGATAGCAGAGATGATGATCAGGGAAGTTCCACCGGAGCAGACTCTGTGGATAATCTCCAATAACAGGGGAATTGACGGTGCAGTATCAATGCTTTATGAGAATGAGCTTCACGAACTGGCAGAAAACCTTGAAAGTGATCTGTATATCCTGCCTTCAAGTGTGCACGAAGTTCTTGCGGTGTCTACTGAGCTGACCGAACCGGAGGAGCTTGCACAGATGGTGGCAGAGGTGAATATGCAGAAGGTGGCATTGGAAGAACGACTTTCCAATCAGGTGTATCACTATGATAAAGATTTAAGGAAACTCACACTTGCAACGGATACACCGAACAAGAGACTGGACGGTATCGTGGCAGAGCCGCAGCTTGTATATGACGCAAAGGAAAAGGCGAGATAGGAGGCAGTTATGGAGCAGGAACTTACCGTAGAAGAACTGATTGCTCTTGTAAACAGCCAGAAAGGTGACTTTATTATCCGTATTGAGTTTGGAGAGGAGGCGGATTCCTGTGACAGAGAAGAACGACTTCAAACTTGATGTTGTATCCATAAGGCTTGTAAAGGAGGCTCCGATTTATTCGGAGCAGTCCTTTAACAAGCCGGAAGAAGTAGCTGCCGTAATGGGAGAATGTATGTGCCAGTTCGACAGGGAAGTGGTGTGTGTTGTAAATCTCAGCTCCGACCTAAAGCCTATTAATGTGCATTTTGCAAGTGTGGGTTCGTTGAATGAAGCAATGGCACACCCAAGAGAATTATTTAAGTCAAGTATTTTAAGTAATGCTGCCAGTATGATGTTGATCCACTGCCACCCGTCGGGAAATATATTTCCCAGCAAGGCAGACACGATGATGACGGACCGTATGAATAAGCTGTGTGAGCTTATTGGAATCCCTCTTTTGGATCATATCATCGTGGGAGGGGATAACCGTGCCTTCTTCAGTTTCAAGGAAAAGGGAATGATTGATAATCCAAGAATTACACTCAGTACGGATTACAGGAACCTTGATATTAAGTCACCGCTTGTGGCAGAGCAGGGAAAGGCAAGGTGAGAGTATGGAAGGAAGATTTACAGAGGAGGAACTTGCCATAGCAAAGAGCGTAGATCTTTGTGCCGTTGCAGAAAGTCTCGGTTATACCGTAAAGAGGATTGGAAAATATCACACCTTAAAGGAAATGGACTCAATCCGTATCTATGACAGAAGCCACTGGTACAGATGGTCAAGGCAGTTTGATAAGGGAAATAATGGCGGCTCACAGATAGATTTCCTCCGTGTATTTGGCGGAATGAGTGTAAAAGAGGCTGTATTCTGGCTCTTGGATTTTGCCGGATACCGGAGAATTGAAAGCACGGGAAAGCAGCCGCTTGTTCATCAGGTCACAAAGAAACAGCCACAGGAAAGAAAGCCTTTTGTGCTTCCGCAGCCAGCAGGGGATAATTCCTACCTGATATCCTATCTTAACAATGAGCGTGGAATCAGTAAGGCAGTGATAGAACTGTTTTTAAAGGAAAATCTCATATATGAGAGCAGGCATTATCACAATATTGTCTTTAAAGGAAATGACAAGAATGGAGTAACCAGATTTGCAAGTATGCGTGGTGTATTTGATAAACAGGGAAAACCATTCAAGTGTGATGTGGAGGGGAATGATAAGAACTATGGATTTAATGTGGTGAATGTAAACAGTACAGAGCTTGTTGTATTCGA
Proteins encoded:
- a CDS encoding MATE family efflux transporter, giving the protein MGDTEDRKGKYEEIMMSKFMKSLCKIAIPVTLQSMLQASFSIVDQIMIGQLGETNISAVGLCGNFSLIFSVVIGAVSTVGGILIAQFIGAEDTKEAWCGFDVSLICGILISGIFMLASGCFSRQILGLYTTDTSIINTGTVYFRIIAFSYIPMAISNILSSWLRCREHATIPFLASFGAVGVNTGLNYLLIFGKFGFPCMGIKGAAIATLISQLLNLVVIVAGFALCIRKDGDKPVWSLHFSKITIKDYFIMIMPILISEFLWSLGQNVESAVYGHLGTSNLAAYTLTCPIQGLIVGALSGLSAAAGVMVGKRLGRKEYDEAYTESKKIMYAGLAGAVVVSALLITMAGVYTKLYRVDDSVKSLGKILLIVFALYAPVKVENMILGGEIIRSGGNTKIIMVIDIVGTWCIGIPMCLLAAYVFKWGIVGVYTLLTTEEIFRLAVSLVIFKRRKWMISLS
- a CDS encoding SHOCT domain-containing protein, which encodes MECRAVVFVYIFVAIIQGLICGFVAQVVSENKGYEDGFFWGFFLGIIGIIVVACKPDNNSSYASALLSKETEEKDKSEKELLNVQKLKSYKDLLDSGVITQEEFDKKKSELLDL
- a CDS encoding HD domain-containing protein; the protein is MSEISREEAFALLKKYNKDPFHIQHALTVEAVMKWYADKLGYGEEKEHWGIVGLLHDIDFELYPAEHCLKAPELLREAGVSEDIIHGVVSHGYGITIECGVTLDVEPVHEMEKVLFAADELTGLIWAAALMRPSKSTKDMELKSLKKKYKSKGFAAGCSREVIERGADQLGWDLEKLLTMTLQAMADNEDIINQEMEEERCESC
- a CDS encoding tRNA threonylcarbamoyladenosine dehydratase, which produces MLNQFSRTQLLLGEDAMKKLADMRVAVFGIGGVGGYVCEALVRSGIGHFDLIDDDKVCLTNINRQIIATRKTIGKYKVDVMKERMLDINPEVEVTVHKCFFLPENADEFPFAEYDYVVDAVDTVTAKIGLVMKCQKEGVPIMSSMGAGNKLDASAFRVADIYKTQMCPLAKVMRRELKKRGVKKLKVVYSEEKPTRPIEDMSISCRTDCICPPGAEHKCTERRDIPGSVAFVPSVAGLIIAGEVIKDLTGVKGAQ
- a CDS encoding ParM/StbA family protein, whose protein sequence is MNNKLEVIGIDHGWSMMKTVTQVFVTGVKEITTTPALFGDVLEYDGKYYKIGTVRQEVKDTKVEDDSFYLLTLAAVAKELKKRGLSDAKVFLAVGLPLTRFGAERNNFIKYLTKNKRVDFRYENEAYHIEIDDVAVFPQCYAAVVDKIPTMAKKTLVVDIGSWTIDIMPVINKSPDESKCVTVPRGLITCMRSINEQCVRQLNGEVDETEIQNIMRYGRSDIDDEYLAIIKAEIEDFVEKVYNSIREFSYNLKTTPIVFVGGGAVVMKNFSNHEAKNISYILDVKANARGYEQLAIMGLKTAKRLA
- a CDS encoding DUF5688 family protein; this encodes MMNYEIFKEVVKEKFMDYMPDSFKGMELIVRPAEKVNMTYDAINIRGEDTTISPTIYINDMYEKYQSCGDLEETLMAACDLMAMEFAKTPQVVDVDSLYKDADEKVVFQLINTEQNKSFLEQVPHREFQDLSIIYKLVVNADTESIQSIKVTNSLAERLGMNEEQLFKYAAENTRRILPPRIRNMNDVMKEMFLSDGMPEEIAEMMIREVPPEQTLWIISNNRGIDGAVSMLYENELHELAENLESDLYILPSSVHEVLAVSTELTEPEELAQMVAEVNMQKVALEERLSNQVYHYDKDLRKLTLATDTPNKRLDGIVAEPQLVYDAKEKAR
- a CDS encoding JAB domain-containing protein — its product is MTEKNDFKLDVVSIRLVKEAPIYSEQSFNKPEEVAAVMGECMCQFDREVVCVVNLSSDLKPINVHFASVGSLNEAMAHPRELFKSSILSNAASMMLIHCHPSGNIFPSKADTMMTDRMNKLCELIGIPLLDHIIVGGDNRAFFSFKEKGMIDNPRITLSTDYRNLDIKSPLVAEQGKAR
- a CDS encoding DUF3991 and TOPRIM domain-containing protein, coding for MEGRFTEEELAIAKSVDLCAVAESLGYTVKRIGKYHTLKEMDSIRIYDRSHWYRWSRQFDKGNNGGSQIDFLRVFGGMSVKEAVFWLLDFAGYRRIESTGKQPLVHQVTKKQPQERKPFVLPQPAGDNSYLISYLNNERGISKAVIELFLKENLIYESRHYHNIVFKGNDKNGVTRFASMRGVFDKQGKPFKCDVEGNDKNYGFNVVNVNSTELVVFEAAIDLMSYVDIFADHESNKLALGMLADAPLATFLREHPQISFIRFCLDGDSPGRKAAAELMGKYYGLGYEVEDCPPPAGYKDYNEWLVATKLNLADQKKEQMTIAGQCH